The proteins below are encoded in one region of Acidobacteriota bacterium:
- a CDS encoding IS1 family transposase, producing the protein MTPPCRYCESDETRKFGKRYDGGQRFQCKTCKRTWSERKFDHPVIGRIDKAKALLAVNCLLEGCSVRSTARLTGVSKKSILRLLNRVAVRCREVMAEKMRNLDLAQIQVDELWSFIQKKQKRLRPGDPFEYGDCYTFVAIDPESKVIPCFALGKRDERTTFRFIGKLADTLGRKTRPQLSSDGFEPYIRTVADVFGNGIDYAQLMKMYHGKTDEGREHYSPSGLIASLKRVIFGNPDRGMICTSHVERSNLTFRMSMRRFTRLTNGFSKKFSNLRDAVSLHVAAYNFTRVHQTLGVTQAMEAGIVDSLWGVEDLLGLG; encoded by the coding sequence ATGACTCCCCCATGCCGCTACTGCGAATCGGATGAAACCCGAAAGTTCGGGAAGCGCTACGACGGTGGCCAGCGCTTCCAATGCAAGACGTGCAAACGCACCTGGAGCGAGCGTAAGTTCGACCACCCGGTCATTGGGCGGATCGACAAGGCCAAGGCCCTGCTCGCCGTCAACTGCCTGCTGGAGGGCTGCTCGGTGCGCTCCACGGCCCGTCTTACCGGCGTCTCGAAGAAAAGCATTCTGCGGCTGCTCAACCGCGTCGCCGTCCGCTGCCGCGAAGTGATGGCCGAGAAGATGCGAAACCTGGACCTGGCTCAGATCCAGGTCGATGAGCTTTGGAGCTTTATCCAAAAAAAGCAGAAGCGGCTTCGCCCCGGCGATCCCTTCGAGTACGGCGACTGCTACACGTTCGTCGCCATCGATCCAGAGTCCAAAGTCATTCCCTGCTTTGCACTGGGCAAGCGGGATGAGCGCACCACGTTCCGCTTCATCGGCAAGCTGGCCGACACGCTGGGCCGGAAGACGCGGCCCCAGCTTTCCTCTGACGGCTTCGAGCCCTACATCAGGACCGTGGCCGATGTGTTCGGGAACGGAATCGACTATGCGCAACTGATGAAGATGTACCATGGCAAGACGGATGAGGGCCGGGAGCATTACTCCCCCAGCGGGCTTATAGCCAGCCTCAAGCGCGTGATCTTCGGGAATCCCGACCGGGGAATGATCTGCACTTCGCATGTGGAACGGTCGAATCTGACTTTCAGGATGTCGATGCGGCGGTTTACGCGGTTGACTAATGGCTTCTCGAAGAAGTTCTCGAATCTGCGGGACGCGGTGAGCCTCCACGTCGCCGCCTACAACTTCACCCGCGTTCATCAGACTCTTGGCGTGACTCAGGCGATGGAAGCAGGGATCGTAGACTCGCTGTGGGGTGTCGAGGACTTGCTGGGATTAGGTTAA
- a CDS encoding nucleotidyl transferase AbiEii/AbiGii toxin family protein produces the protein MALSQIQRAVCQLLAQHRISSGESYVTGGVALSELLGSSRLSQDIDLFHDTEEAVDASWEADKTRLEKSDYAVRALRHRPGLVEAEVKKGDESVRVEWARDSAYRFFPLVEHPLLGLALHPFDLATNKLLALVGRREVRDWVDVLQCDRALQPLGYLAWAACGKDPGFCPSSILEHAQRMSRFAPEELAELAFAGPPPDAAELARNWRLAMDAARRIIEALPSDEVGTCVLLGQDLCRLTPEEIPRALQRQELRFRTGSIRGAMPTVRPAAPN, from the coding sequence ATGGCTCTCAGCCAAATCCAGCGAGCCGTCTGCCAGCTCTTAGCCCAGCATCGCATCAGCTCCGGAGAGAGCTACGTGACGGGCGGCGTTGCGCTAAGCGAGTTGTTGGGAAGCTCTCGTCTTTCCCAGGATATCGACCTCTTTCACGACACCGAGGAAGCGGTCGATGCTTCCTGGGAAGCCGACAAGACCCGTCTTGAAAAGTCGGACTATGCAGTTCGCGCCTTGCGCCATCGGCCCGGATTGGTTGAAGCCGAAGTCAAGAAAGGCGATGAGAGCGTGCGCGTGGAGTGGGCGCGGGACAGCGCTTACCGCTTTTTCCCCCTGGTTGAGCATCCCCTGCTTGGGCTTGCCCTCCATCCATTCGACCTCGCCACCAACAAGCTGTTGGCCTTGGTCGGCCGCCGCGAGGTGCGCGACTGGGTCGATGTCCTCCAATGCGACCGCGCTCTGCAGCCCTTGGGATACCTGGCCTGGGCCGCCTGCGGCAAAGACCCAGGCTTCTGCCCCTCGTCCATTCTGGAACACGCCCAAAGAATGTCCCGGTTCGCTCCCGAGGAACTGGCGGAGTTGGCCTTCGCCGGCCCTCCTCCGGATGCCGCGGAGCTGGCAAGAAACTGGCGCTTGGCGATGGACGCGGCCCGCAGAATCATCGAAGCCCTCCCCAGCGACGAGGTCGGAACCTGCGTCCTCCTCGGCCAAGACCTGTGCCGCCTAACGCCCGAGGAGATTCCGAGGGCCTTGCAGCGCCAAGAACTCCGCTTCCGCACTGGCAGCATCCGCGGCGCCATGCCCACCGTCCGCCCCGCCGCCCCCAACTAG
- a CDS encoding TA system VapC family ribonuclease toxin, translating into MISLLDVNLLIALAWPNHIHHALALDWFRRHHSSGWATCPVTQSGFVRVSSNRRVLGEAKTPREAIALLRQMARLPGHRFWTDDINLTEDSPDFDTSRIQGYRQVTDAHLLALALRNKGRLVTLDSGLRTLVPRDTETDNALFVIAAAKS; encoded by the coding sequence TTGATATCACTCTTGGATGTGAACTTGCTGATCGCGCTGGCTTGGCCCAACCACATTCATCACGCTCTGGCCCTGGACTGGTTTCGCCGCCACCATTCGAGCGGTTGGGCCACTTGTCCTGTAACTCAAAGCGGTTTCGTTCGGGTATCGTCTAACCGGCGAGTCCTCGGTGAGGCCAAGACGCCGCGCGAGGCGATCGCTCTTTTGCGCCAGATGGCCAGGCTTCCGGGACACCGTTTTTGGACAGATGACATCAACCTGACGGAGGATTCCCCTGACTTCGATACCAGCCGGATACAGGGCTACCGGCAGGTCACCGATGCACACCTTCTAGCACTCGCCCTTCGCAACAAGGGCCGGCTTGTGACCCTGGACAGCGGCCTGCGCACCCTCGTGCCGAGGGACACGGAGACCGACAACGCCCTCTTCGTCATAGCAGCAGCCAAGTCCTAA
- a CDS encoding antitoxin: MRTTLRIDDDILEAARSLAKSEERSLGEVISELARRGLAPSSSAMDHEEGFPVFSVSSGASPITPEMVRKAEEPDS, from the coding sequence ATGAGAACAACCTTGCGGATTGACGACGACATATTGGAGGCGGCCCGCAGCTTGGCCAAGTCGGAAGAACGCTCCCTTGGGGAAGTCATCAGCGAGTTGGCGCGGCGTGGCTTAGCGCCATCCTCTTCCGCCATGGACCATGAGGAGGGCTTTCCCGTGTTCTCTGTGTCCTCAGGCGCCTCTCCCATAACTCCCGAGATGGTTCGAAAGGCCGAGGAGCCGGACAGTTGA
- a CDS encoding ABC transporter permease, whose translation MKDRRPLSEKLFRVLLRLYPSALRESYGDPMTELFKERLGRKRHRVWGTLAKDLFKTWIHHLRTGRRPPGAPLKGRPAIYLRDLTSDLRLGVRLALRHWRHSLVAVLALGAGVGVATYAFGVYYGSFGRGLPVSEPQRAVHVSAALPSQGRPHMDLGLADFWEIRRAASTLEDLAAYCSDQVNLASPGRPPQQVEALYATASLFPLLEASPMLGRALLEHDHQASAPSVAVLGYGLWSSRFQSRRDIVGETVTVDGAPVEIVGVMPRHFSFPWIGMQLWLPLPLADHSSPSAGMGVDGLGRLSEGAGLSAVQAQLDALAESLRNARPESHQGYELRVRPFAHAYRSATMITQMRLTTWAGGLILLVALANVSNLLLLRGYSRLRELGLRRALGAGRGRILRQFLAESAVLAVLGGALGAVLAWWGLGWYQAQWPDGYIWWIFKMDRLAWVVVLASVLAACGLAGAFPVLQLRRMNLEKLLRQRSRGHTGGRFSRLGSGFLALQIGLGGALLFIAALMVQSALNLYTVDYGFAIDDVFTARVSLDRNSYPEREDRLRFWDALQRRARTLPGVREAALATQLPMIRRGGGTRFAIEGESYPSDRYPLGYRDIVTPEFFAAFEKSLLRGRGFSPADNADSEPVVIVNEDFVRRYFAEGPVLGRRIRLGGPDSEAPWMTVIGVAPHMWMDTDVNAFPQGMYIPLAQHDPSSMSVALRVSGRPDDYIEPLRDLLFDMDPNLALHETMSMQRLIYGRTTVYRRTAPQFVAFGLAALLVAVVGLYAVISYMTRTRTAEIGIRMALGAKRPDVLRLIVGQGIIPVVCGLLLGVATSLYLSQGISRFLFELDPWDWRVLAASFALLTLTALLAMTLPALRATRINPTQALRSE comes from the coding sequence ATGAAAGACCGGCGTCCGCTGTCGGAAAAGCTCTTCCGCGTTCTGCTTCGGCTCTATCCTTCCGCCTTGCGGGAGTCCTACGGCGACCCCATGACCGAGCTTTTCAAGGAGCGCCTGGGCCGAAAAAGGCACAGGGTCTGGGGGACGCTGGCCAAGGACCTCTTCAAGACCTGGATCCACCACCTGCGGACGGGCCGGCGGCCCCCCGGCGCGCCACTCAAGGGCCGCCCCGCGATCTACCTGCGCGATCTGACCTCGGACCTGCGCCTGGGAGTGCGGCTGGCCCTGCGCCATTGGCGCCATTCGCTGGTGGCGGTGTTGGCCCTGGGAGCAGGGGTGGGTGTGGCCACTTATGCCTTCGGCGTTTACTACGGGTCGTTCGGCCGGGGACTCCCTGTCTCTGAGCCCCAGCGCGCCGTTCACGTCTCGGCCGCCCTTCCTTCTCAGGGACGTCCTCATATGGACCTGGGCCTGGCCGACTTCTGGGAAATCCGCCGCGCCGCGTCCACCCTCGAGGACCTGGCCGCTTACTGCAGCGACCAAGTCAACCTGGCCAGCCCCGGACGTCCGCCTCAGCAGGTGGAGGCGCTCTACGCCACCGCCTCGCTCTTCCCCCTGCTGGAGGCGTCCCCGATGTTGGGGCGGGCTTTGCTGGAGCACGACCACCAGGCCTCGGCGCCCTCGGTGGCGGTGCTGGGATACGGGCTTTGGAGCAGCCGCTTCCAATCGCGGCGGGACATCGTGGGCGAGACGGTCACCGTCGACGGCGCCCCGGTGGAGATCGTGGGGGTCATGCCCCGCCACTTCAGCTTCCCCTGGATCGGGATGCAACTCTGGCTGCCCCTGCCCCTCGCGGACCACTCCTCCCCCTCAGCCGGCATGGGCGTAGACGGGCTGGGCCGCCTTTCGGAAGGGGCCGGCTTGTCGGCGGTCCAAGCCCAACTGGACGCGCTGGCTGAGAGTCTGCGAAATGCCCGTCCCGAGAGCCACCAGGGATACGAACTGCGCGTCCGCCCCTTTGCCCACGCCTACCGTTCGGCCACCATGATCACCCAGATGCGCCTCACCACCTGGGCGGGAGGACTGATTCTGCTGGTGGCTTTGGCCAATGTCTCCAACCTGCTGCTGCTGCGGGGCTACTCGCGGCTGCGCGAGCTGGGCCTGCGCCGGGCTCTGGGAGCGGGACGCGGACGCATCCTCCGTCAGTTTCTGGCCGAAAGCGCCGTGCTGGCGGTGTTGGGAGGCGCTCTGGGCGCTGTCTTGGCCTGGTGGGGATTGGGCTGGTACCAGGCCCAGTGGCCCGATGGCTACATCTGGTGGATCTTCAAGATGGACCGCTTGGCCTGGGTGGTGGTGCTGGCTTCGGTTCTCGCTGCCTGCGGGCTGGCCGGAGCCTTCCCCGTCCTGCAGCTTCGGCGCATGAATCTGGAGAAGCTGCTGCGCCAACGATCACGCGGCCACACGGGAGGCCGCTTCAGCCGCCTGGGCAGCGGATTCCTGGCCCTGCAGATCGGCCTGGGAGGAGCCTTGCTCTTTATCGCCGCACTGATGGTGCAGAGCGCCCTCAACCTCTACACCGTCGACTACGGATTCGCCATCGACGACGTCTTCACGGCCCGGGTTTCGCTGGACCGAAACAGCTATCCCGAGAGGGAGGACCGCTTGCGCTTCTGGGACGCACTGCAGCGCCGCGCCAGGACTCTCCCCGGCGTACGCGAAGCGGCGCTGGCCACCCAATTGCCCATGATCAGGCGGGGAGGAGGGACGCGCTTTGCCATCGAGGGAGAGAGCTACCCGTCCGACCGCTATCCTCTCGGCTATCGCGACATCGTGACTCCCGAGTTCTTCGCCGCCTTCGAAAAGAGCCTGCTGCGGGGACGCGGCTTCAGCCCGGCCGACAATGCCGATTCGGAACCGGTCGTCATCGTCAACGAAGACTTCGTGCGCCGGTACTTTGCCGAGGGACCCGTGCTGGGACGCCGCATCCGGCTGGGAGGCCCCGATTCCGAGGCTCCCTGGATGACGGTCATCGGCGTGGCCCCGCACATGTGGATGGACACCGACGTCAACGCCTTTCCGCAGGGAATGTACATCCCCCTGGCCCAGCACGACCCGTCCTCGATGAGCGTGGCCCTGCGCGTCTCGGGGCGGCCCGACGACTACATCGAACCCCTGCGCGACCTGCTCTTCGACATGGACCCCAACCTGGCCCTTCACGAGACCATGAGCATGCAGCGCCTCATCTACGGACGCACCACCGTCTACCGCCGCACCGCTCCTCAGTTCGTGGCCTTCGGCCTGGCCGCCCTGCTGGTGGCGGTGGTGGGACTCTACGCCGTCATCTCCTACATGACGCGTACCCGCACGGCCGAAATCGGCATCCGCATGGCCTTAGGCGCCAAGCGCCCCGACGTCCTGCGCCTGATCGTAGGGCAGGGAATCATCCCGGTGGTGTGCGGCCTCCTGCTGGGTGTGGCCACTTCGCTCTACCTTTCCCAAGGCATCTCCCGCTTCCTCTTCGAACTCGACCCCTGGGACTGGCGCGTCCTCGCCGCCTCTTTCGCCCTGCTGACCCTCACCGCCCTCCTGGCCATGACCCTCCCCGCCCTGCGGGCCACAAGAATCAATCCCACCCAAGCCCTCCGCTCGGAGTGA
- a CDS encoding PadR family transcriptional regulator, whose translation MATHNLTRTNYYILLALSDRGRHGLGIAAEVERFTDGEIVLGPGLLYGSIKRLAEEGLIEEAEAGGCGGADPRRRYYQLSAAGRAALQAEVSLQSRILAEARAKKAAGESS comes from the coding sequence ATGGCCACTCACAACCTGACCAGGACGAACTACTACATCCTGCTGGCTTTGTCCGACCGCGGACGTCATGGATTGGGGATAGCGGCCGAGGTCGAGCGTTTCACGGACGGTGAGATCGTGCTGGGGCCCGGACTTCTTTACGGCTCCATCAAGCGCCTGGCCGAGGAAGGGCTGATCGAGGAAGCCGAGGCCGGGGGCTGCGGGGGCGCCGATCCCCGGCGGCGTTATTACCAGCTCAGCGCGGCGGGACGGGCGGCTCTGCAAGCCGAGGTGAGCCTGCAATCGCGCATTTTGGCCGAAGCCCGGGCCAAGAAGGCAGCGGGGGAGTCGTCCTGA
- a CDS encoding adenylosuccinate synthase gives MANVIIVGTQWGDEGKGKIVDLITERFDVVARYQGGHNAGHTVIISGKKYVLHLIPSGILHPDKACVIGNGVVVNPFALQEEIEMLPEIDFQGRLFVSNRAHLIMPYHPAVEGGEERRLGPDAIGTTSRGIGPCYEDKMGRRGLRLGDLERPEAFRKRLEERVRLKNEVLKHVYGVQPLDSESIYRDYMELAPQILPFVTDTAEYLNGAIAQGKSVLFEGAQGTQLDVDHGTYPFVTSSNATAGGACVGTGIGPSRIDGVIGIAKAYTTRVGSGPFPTELTDEVGEHIGKVGAEFGASTGRPRRCGWFDAVVVRYAALINDLSTLVITKLDVLDELDEIKICTGYRYRGETLRFFPVDMEVLDDIEPVYESHPGWKTDTTRIQNYDDLPRQARDYLNRLSDLIKTDISIISLGPDRDETIILEENPRLKALL, from the coding sequence ATGGCCAACGTAATCATTGTGGGGACCCAGTGGGGCGACGAAGGCAAAGGCAAAATCGTCGACCTGATCACCGAACGCTTCGACGTGGTGGCCCGCTACCAGGGCGGACACAACGCCGGACATACCGTCATCATCTCCGGCAAGAAGTACGTCCTGCACCTGATTCCCTCGGGCATCCTTCATCCCGACAAAGCCTGCGTGATCGGCAACGGAGTGGTCGTCAATCCCTTCGCGCTGCAGGAAGAGATCGAGATGCTGCCCGAGATCGATTTCCAGGGACGGCTCTTCGTCAGCAACCGCGCCCACCTCATCATGCCCTACCATCCCGCCGTTGAAGGCGGCGAGGAACGCCGCCTGGGACCCGACGCCATCGGAACCACCTCGCGCGGCATCGGGCCCTGCTACGAAGACAAGATGGGACGCCGCGGCCTGCGCCTGGGCGACCTTGAGCGTCCGGAGGCCTTCCGCAAGCGCCTCGAAGAACGCGTCCGCCTCAAGAACGAGGTGCTCAAGCACGTTTACGGCGTCCAGCCTCTGGACAGCGAGAGCATCTACCGCGACTACATGGAGCTGGCGCCCCAGATCCTGCCCTTTGTCACCGATACCGCCGAGTATCTCAACGGCGCCATCGCCCAGGGCAAGAGCGTCCTCTTCGAGGGGGCTCAAGGAACCCAGCTCGACGTCGACCACGGAACCTATCCCTTCGTGACCTCATCCAACGCCACCGCCGGCGGCGCCTGCGTCGGCACCGGAATCGGCCCCAGCCGCATCGACGGCGTCATCGGCATCGCCAAGGCCTACACCACCCGGGTGGGCAGCGGCCCCTTTCCCACCGAACTGACCGACGAGGTGGGCGAGCACATCGGCAAGGTGGGAGCCGAGTTCGGGGCCTCCACCGGACGTCCCCGCCGCTGCGGATGGTTCGACGCCGTGGTGGTGCGCTACGCCGCACTCATCAACGACCTCTCCACCCTGGTCATCACCAAGCTGGACGTCCTCGACGAGCTGGACGAGATCAAGATCTGCACCGGCTACCGCTACCGCGGCGAGACGCTGCGCTTCTTCCCCGTCGACATGGAGGTCCTCGACGACATCGAGCCCGTCTACGAGTCCCACCCCGGATGGAAGACCGACACCACCCGCATCCAGAACTACGACGACCTCCCCCGCCAGGCCCGCGACTACCTCAACCGCCTCTCCGATCTGATCAAGACCGACATCTCCATCATCTCGCTGGGCCCCGACCGCGACGAAACCATCATCCTGGAAGAAAACCCCCGCCTGAAAGCGTTGCTCTAG
- the trxA gene encoding thioredoxin, which yields MSSNVHEVNDSNFKTEVLEADVPVLVDFWAPWCGPCRQLAPTVDKVAGQYGDRAKFVKLNVDNNQETSAKYNIKGIPTLLLFKDGVIKDQIVGNTSGENISRMIDNQLQARQSA from the coding sequence ATGAGCAGCAACGTTCACGAAGTCAACGATTCCAATTTCAAGACAGAAGTCCTCGAGGCCGATGTGCCTGTGTTGGTCGATTTCTGGGCTCCCTGGTGCGGTCCCTGCCGCCAGTTGGCCCCCACCGTCGACAAGGTGGCCGGCCAGTACGGCGACCGTGCCAAGTTCGTCAAGCTCAACGTCGACAACAACCAGGAGACCTCGGCCAAGTACAACATCAAGGGGATTCCCACGCTGTTGCTTTTCAAAGACGGCGTCATCAAGGACCAGATCGTTGGAAACACCTCGGGCGAGAACATCTCCCGCATGATCGACAACCAACTGCAGGCTCGCCAGTCCGCCTGA
- a CDS encoding ribonuclease J: MNKSIEVIPLGGVGEFGMNCSVLRSKDTAILVDAGMTFPRSDKGSELGVNVVVPEIDYLLKHRDEVKAIFLTHGHEDHIGAVSYIVDEINVPVYGSPLTLGLVENRLKERGLDSKVELRTLEARKPVKAGDFTVEPIRVTHSFPESFAFAIQCAAGRLLWTGDFKFDQTPIDGITSDLHRLAAHGEEGVLALFSDSTNSHAPGLCPSEHSVWEPFRGLFRKAEGKVVISCFSSSIHRMQIVLDLAREFGRQVALAGRSLNQNLHIASDLGYLKVPTDILINTNQISDLDPDRVIILAAGSQGEPMSAMSRLALDEFRGAGISEGDLVILSTRVIPGNEMRIGAMVDHFYRRGARVVMSSDAKVHASGHGFREDLKLMISLIRPRYFIPIHGDYRQLKEHTVVAREQGIPQENIHLIENGDVLSISQEKAEVVDHVHAGRRFIDEGYTGEVHELVLRDRRFLSEDGFLVVLMRMDRFAGELIGDPEIISRGFVLMEDAEDLLEAAKQIVIDAIEETDAEKLRDEDLFKEEVRKRLKRFLRKKTGKRPMILPVTLEI; encoded by the coding sequence ATGAACAAATCAATAGAAGTCATACCTTTGGGGGGCGTGGGCGAGTTCGGCATGAACTGCTCGGTCCTCCGCAGCAAAGATACGGCCATTCTGGTGGACGCCGGAATGACCTTCCCCCGCAGCGACAAAGGAAGCGAGCTGGGCGTCAACGTGGTGGTCCCCGAAATCGATTACCTGCTCAAGCACCGCGATGAAGTGAAGGCCATCTTCCTCACCCACGGACATGAGGACCACATCGGCGCCGTTTCCTACATCGTGGACGAGATCAACGTGCCCGTCTACGGAAGTCCTCTGACGCTGGGGCTGGTGGAAAACCGTCTCAAGGAACGCGGACTCGACTCCAAGGTCGAACTGCGCACGCTGGAGGCCCGCAAGCCGGTCAAGGCAGGCGATTTCACGGTAGAGCCGATCCGGGTCACCCACTCCTTTCCCGAGTCCTTCGCCTTCGCCATCCAGTGCGCGGCCGGACGGCTGCTGTGGACGGGCGACTTCAAGTTCGACCAGACTCCCATCGACGGCATCACCAGCGACCTTCACCGCCTGGCGGCCCATGGCGAAGAGGGCGTCCTGGCCCTTTTCTCGGACAGCACCAACTCTCACGCTCCGGGACTGTGCCCTTCCGAGCACTCGGTGTGGGAGCCTTTCCGGGGCCTTTTCCGCAAAGCCGAAGGCAAGGTGGTCATTTCCTGCTTCTCCAGCAGCATCCACCGCATGCAGATCGTCCTCGACCTGGCCCGCGAGTTCGGCCGCCAGGTGGCCCTGGCGGGACGCAGCCTCAATCAGAACCTGCACATCGCTTCCGATCTGGGCTATCTCAAGGTGCCCACCGACATCTTGATCAACACCAACCAGATCAGCGACCTCGATCCCGACCGGGTCATCATCCTTGCGGCGGGAAGCCAGGGCGAGCCCATGTCGGCCATGAGCCGGCTGGCCCTGGACGAATTCCGGGGAGCCGGCATCAGCGAGGGCGACCTGGTGATCCTCTCCACCCGCGTCATCCCTGGCAACGAGATGCGCATCGGCGCCATGGTCGACCATTTCTACCGGCGCGGAGCCCGCGTGGTCATGTCCTCGGACGCAAAGGTGCACGCCTCGGGGCACGGCTTCCGCGAAGACCTCAAGCTGATGATCAGCCTCATCCGCCCCCGCTACTTCATCCCCATCCACGGCGACTACCGCCAGTTGAAGGAACACACGGTGGTGGCGCGCGAGCAAGGCATCCCGCAAGAGAACATCCACCTGATCGAAAACGGGGACGTCCTCAGCATCAGCCAGGAGAAAGCCGAGGTGGTCGACCACGTCCACGCCGGACGCCGCTTCATCGACGAGGGCTACACCGGAGAAGTCCACGAACTGGTACTGCGCGACCGCCGCTTTCTCTCCGAGGACGGCTTCCTGGTGGTGCTCATGCGCATGGACCGCTTCGCAGGCGAACTGATCGGCGATCCCGAGATCATCTCCCGCGGCTTTGTCCTCATGGAGGACGCCGAAGACCTGCTGGAAGCGGCTAAGCAAATCGTCATCGACGCCATCGAGGAGACCGACGCCGAGAAACTGCGCGACGAAGACCTCTTCAAGGAAGAAGTGCGCAAACGCCTCAAGCGCTTCTTGCGCAAGAAGACCGGCAAGCGTCCCATGATCCTGCCGGTGACTCTGGAAATATAG